Proteins co-encoded in one Ziziphus jujuba cultivar Dongzao chromosome 9, ASM3175591v1 genomic window:
- the LOC107404767 gene encoding serine carboxypeptidase-like 18, giving the protein MPLNFFNFIGFPLSFPLLLFLQATLLSDGSIVKTLPGFPGVLPFKLETGYVRVEESELFYYFVESQGRAPFDPLILYLNGGPSCSGLNGFLYQAGPLVFNITDYTGGLPALSLNPNSWTKTASIIFVDAPIGTGFSYATTPQGYSVSDTKSARQTHNFIREWLINHPEFIKNEFFIASDAYSGIVTPVIAEEILNGNEIGAEPRINLKGFLSGSPHTDKLQEDNSIIPYSYQMALISDHLYQSARISCNEQYVIVDPSNAKCLTDLEAIYECIGQIDFANILEPRCDINLVPEEKDGQQARRSLKENQTYNFNSSVQKTDKKFWCRNFVYALSNIWANDRSVQNALHVRQGTIREWVRCNESIIQQTYLYDIRSAIVYQKNLTNTGLQVLLYNGDHDLGLPHISTQKWIKSLNLSKQSEWRPWFVDGQIAGYTVKYSNQGYHLTYVTVKGAGHSPTEYKSKECYSMFERWIHYYPL; this is encoded by the exons ATGCCACTGAATTTCTTCAACTTCATTGGCTTCCCACTAAGTTTTCCACTTCTGCTTTTCCTACAAGCAACGCTACTTTCTGATGGGTCAATCGTGAAGACTCTTCCGGGTTTCCCCGGTGTTCTACCTTTCAAGCTTGAAACagg ATATGTTAGAGTGGAGGAGTCCGAACTTTTCTATTACTTCGTTGAATCACAAGGCCGAGCTCCATTTGACCCACTTATACTCTATCTTAATGGTGGACCTAGCTGTTCTGGCTTAAATGGCTTTCTCTACCAAGCTG GTCCATTGGTTTTCAATATAACTGATTACACAGGGGGTTTACCAGCTTTGTCCTTAAACCCAAACTCATGGACAAAG ACAGCTAGTATAATCTTTGTGGATGCACCAATTGGCACTGGCTTTTCCTATGCAACAACGCCACAAGGTTATAGCGTCTCTGACACAAAATCAGCAAGACAAActcataattttattagagag TGGTTAATTAATCATCCAGAATTCATAAAAAATGAATTCTTCATTGCTAGCGATGCATATTCTGGGATAGTAACACCTGTAATCGCAGAGGAAATATTAAATG GCAATGAAATAGGAGCTGAGCCTCGAATAAACCTGAAA GGGTTTTTGAGTGGATCCCCACATACTGATAAACTCCAGGAAGACAATTCAATAATTCCCTATTCCTACCAGATGGCACTTATATCAGACCATCTTTATCAG TCTGCCAGAATAAGTTGCAACGAACAGTATGTCATTGTAGATCCATCTAATGCAAAATGTTTGACGGATCTTGAAGCAATCTATGAG TGCATTGGACAAATAGACTTTGCCAACATTTTGGAACCCAGATGTGATATTAATCTGGTCCCAGAAGAAAAAGATGGTCAACAAGCTCGAAGATCTCTCAAAGAGAATCAAACTTATAATTTCAATTCGTCCGTACAAAAAACCGATAAGAAGTTTTGGTGCCGG AATTTTGTTTATGCATTGTCTAACATTTGGGCTAACGACAGAAGTGTTCAAAATGCACTTCACGTTCGACAG GGAACAATTAGAGAATGGGTCAGATGCAACGAGAGCATAATACAACAAACATACTTATATGACATTAGGAGTGCAATTGTTTATCAGAAAAATCTTACCAACACAGGCTTACAAGTCCTGCTTTACAA TGGTGATCATGATTTGGGTCTACCACATATTTCTACACAAAAATGGATCAAGTCTCTCAATTTAAGTAAACAAAGTGAATGGCGACCATGGTTTGTCGATGGTCAAATTGCAGG TTACACAGTCAAGTATTCAAATCAAGGGTACCACTTAACTTATGTGACAGTGAAG GGAGCGGGTCACTCACCTACGGAGTACAAAAGTAAAGAATGCTACTCCATGTTTGAAAGATGGATTCATTATTATCCTCTCTAA